In Streptomyces chartreusis, the following proteins share a genomic window:
- a CDS encoding DUF3027 domain-containing protein produces the protein MSAATTRSRTPDRLCAEAVDLARSAAEEAAAPGVVGEHAGLSSEGDRVVTHFFECKELGYRGWRWAVTVARASRAKFVTLDEVVLLPGPDALLAPEWVPWSERLRPGDMGPGDLLPTDAEDLRLEPGYTGEDEPAPNAPVSEEMAELVEAEDAEVTAGAPANLPMAPSRGSITSVAEELGMRRARVLSRYGLHVAADRWEESYGAKTPMAQAAPASCVSCGFLTPIGGSLGQAFGVCANEFSPADGRVVSLTYGCGGHSEAAVMPKPPRPAPPVIDETRVDPFPLRPSPDSGSVSVGADGDSAELGHS, from the coding sequence TCTGTGCGCCGAGGCCGTCGACCTCGCCCGCAGTGCCGCCGAGGAGGCCGCCGCGCCCGGCGTGGTGGGCGAGCACGCGGGACTGTCCTCCGAGGGCGACCGCGTTGTCACGCACTTCTTCGAGTGCAAGGAGCTCGGGTACCGGGGCTGGCGCTGGGCCGTGACGGTGGCGCGGGCGTCGCGGGCGAAGTTCGTGACGCTGGACGAGGTGGTCCTGCTGCCCGGCCCGGACGCCCTCCTCGCGCCCGAGTGGGTGCCGTGGAGCGAGCGGCTGCGTCCCGGCGACATGGGCCCCGGCGATCTGCTGCCCACGGACGCCGAGGACCTGCGCCTGGAGCCCGGCTACACGGGCGAGGACGAGCCGGCACCGAACGCGCCCGTCTCGGAGGAGATGGCGGAACTGGTCGAGGCGGAGGACGCCGAGGTCACCGCCGGCGCCCCCGCGAACCTGCCCATGGCCCCCTCCCGTGGCTCGATCACCTCGGTCGCCGAGGAGCTGGGCATGCGCCGCGCCCGCGTCCTGTCCCGCTACGGCCTGCACGTCGCCGCGGACCGCTGGGAGGAGTCGTACGGCGCGAAGACCCCCATGGCCCAGGCCGCCCCCGCGTCCTGCGTCAGCTGCGGCTTCCTCACCCCGATCGGCGGCTCCCTGGGCCAGGCCTTCGGTGTGTGCGCGAACGAGTTCTCCCCGGCGGACGGCCGGGTCGTCTCCCTGACCTACGGCTGCGGCGGCCACTCCGAGGCAGCGGTCATGCCCAAGCCGCCGCGCCCGGCTCCGCCGGTGATCGACGAGACCCGCGTCGACCCCTTCCCGCTGCGCCCGTCCCCGGACTCGGGGTCGGTGTCGGTGGGGGCGGACGGGGATTCAGCGGAGCTGGGGCACTCGTAG
- a CDS encoding contact-dependent growth inhibition system immunity protein, protein MSQEFPAEPRFYELSDLLEAYAYTGFTFTDTAETPGPGLASYLRIAARDPARATTAVQQIDELLSVGLFSEEIADDVENIPHIRPPMGTSVEDCLRITREHLRRFLQDPSRVPQLNPQNAWEWNERLPALSQFLGAYLHQNYSEFYASPEAAIDEYVSEAEPDDRVQAAQEITELLTMVSSDQELDTATTALGLDLLPPQGTSLREWLELIRRRITVA, encoded by the coding sequence ATGAGTCAGGAATTCCCGGCTGAGCCGCGATTCTACGAACTCAGCGACCTCTTGGAGGCGTACGCGTACACCGGCTTCACATTCACCGACACGGCAGAGACCCCGGGCCCCGGCCTGGCCTCGTATCTTCGAATCGCCGCCCGTGATCCGGCCCGAGCGACAACAGCCGTCCAGCAGATCGATGAGCTACTCTCCGTCGGACTCTTCTCCGAAGAGATCGCGGATGACGTGGAGAACATTCCGCACATCCGCCCTCCGATGGGCACCAGCGTGGAGGACTGCCTGCGCATCACACGGGAACACCTCCGCCGGTTCCTGCAAGACCCATCACGAGTCCCACAGTTGAACCCGCAGAACGCCTGGGAATGGAACGAGCGCCTCCCCGCGCTGAGCCAGTTCCTCGGCGCCTACTTGCACCAGAACTACTCGGAGTTCTACGCATCTCCCGAAGCGGCCATCGATGAGTACGTCAGCGAAGCCGAACCGGATGACCGCGTCCAAGCGGCGCAGGAGATCACCGAGCTCCTGACGATGGTGTCCTCCGACCAGGAACTCGACACGGCGACCACAGCGCTGGGTCTCGACCTTCTGCCGCCGCAGGGCACGTCACTCCGGGAATGGCTGGAACTGATCCGCCGGCGCATCACTGTGGCGTAG